Proteins encoded together in one Juglans regia cultivar Chandler chromosome 9, Walnut 2.0, whole genome shotgun sequence window:
- the LOC109000277 gene encoding uncharacterized protein LOC109000277 gives MEGNNSYEASWADQWDYSNPDPVPAGANTSAKNNSTTAKYKQKVGEGLGKTKAVASTGVKKVKEGTSSGLRWIKDKYHKTTQKH, from the coding sequence ATGGAAGGAAACAACTCGTATGAGGCATCATGGGCAGACCAGTGGGACTACAGCAACCCAGATCCTGTCCCTGCCGGCGCCAACACCTCCGCCAAGAATAACTCAACCACAGCAAAGTACAAACAGAAGGTCGGAGAAGGCCTCGGAAAGACCAAAGCTGTGGCTTCTACTGGCGTCAAGAAGGTGAAGGAAGGTACTTCCTCCGGCCTTCGTTGGATCAAGGACAAGTATCATAAAACCACCCAGAAGCACTAG